One Paenibacillus sp. FSL H7-0737 DNA segment encodes these proteins:
- a CDS encoding DUF58 domain-containing protein, translated as MRRYLSSVAAIIQPSKLASILVIWSITLLYVLFQGGKTAFMLFIMVSVLIAYLIAGGLGGVRRAKGTRSLYSEQDKGDLLSAGGHLRVKLKVTIPGILPLPYVVVREVLKRHNGESWVFEESVIPSLRGIGELKFQTPALERGTYTFANTDIISQDIFGLVEHKGTFLSEGQFQVLPRAIYVPRWQLYERKSRLSGPQTSVVQSRRETTQINGVRDYVYGDRLTRIHWNATAKTGSWKSKEFEHESIPKTILVLDGSTSAYMNTNQFELAVSVTASLLGFGIRERIGIGLCCLDKTTKVFAPVEGAAERQKMIQYLIDLNAEGRGPLISRLEKGYRMFPKGSYFVLISPQRGQPVLDALRWADSRGMTASHIHVRNLAEVNRGNDWIDVLRSRGITGYGISSLQELPSVLGGEG; from the coding sequence ATGAGACGTTATTTGTCGTCGGTTGCAGCCATCATTCAGCCCTCTAAGCTTGCAAGCATCCTTGTAATTTGGAGTATTACACTCTTATATGTACTTTTTCAGGGCGGGAAAACAGCATTTATGTTGTTTATCATGGTCTCTGTACTTATTGCATATTTGATTGCTGGAGGTTTAGGAGGCGTTCGGCGAGCTAAGGGCACTCGCAGTCTTTATTCTGAACAAGACAAGGGAGATTTGCTCTCTGCCGGAGGGCATCTTCGTGTAAAACTAAAGGTTACAATCCCCGGGATTTTGCCCTTGCCTTACGTTGTTGTAAGGGAAGTTCTTAAGCGGCATAATGGAGAATCGTGGGTATTTGAAGAAAGTGTGATTCCAAGCCTCAGAGGCATTGGGGAACTGAAGTTTCAGACACCAGCCTTAGAGCGTGGAACATACACATTCGCTAATACGGATATTATCAGCCAAGATATATTTGGGCTTGTCGAGCATAAGGGAACATTTTTATCGGAAGGACAATTTCAGGTTTTGCCTCGTGCGATCTACGTTCCGCGCTGGCAGTTATATGAGAGAAAATCTCGGCTATCTGGACCGCAGACATCCGTTGTTCAATCTCGGCGTGAAACCACACAGATTAATGGCGTCCGTGACTATGTATATGGTGATCGCTTGACGCGAATTCACTGGAACGCTACTGCTAAGACAGGCTCTTGGAAATCCAAAGAGTTTGAGCATGAGTCGATTCCCAAAACCATTCTAGTCCTTGATGGAAGCACATCAGCTTATATGAATACGAATCAATTCGAACTAGCAGTTTCGGTGACGGCATCACTACTCGGCTTCGGCATTCGGGAGAGAATTGGAATTGGACTGTGTTGTTTGGATAAGACGACGAAGGTGTTCGCACCAGTTGAAGGTGCTGCTGAGCGTCAGAAGATGATTCAATATTTAATCGATCTAAACGCTGAGGGACGCGGTCCGCTTATCTCCCGATTGGAAAAAGGATACCGTATGTTTCCTAAAGGCTCTTACTTCGTGTTAATTAGTCCACAGCGTGGACAGCCTGTACTTGATGCACTACGTTGGGCTGACAGCAGAGGAATGACTGCTTCTCACATTCATGTGCGAAATTTGGCAGAGGTAAATAGAGGTAACGATTGGATAGACGTCCTTAGATCTCGTGGAATAACCGGTTATGGTATTAGCTCGCTTCAAGAGCTTCCCTCAGTGTTAGGAGGGGAAGGTTGA
- a CDS encoding AAA family ATPase — protein MPVRQESMHTMNAVRTNLESCILGKSFEIQLLLTALLAGGHVLIEDVPGTGKTQLIRALSRSMSGEYRRIQCNPDILPSDITGVSVYHPRDEMFHFRPGPVMTNILLADEINRATTKTQSALLEVMEERNVTVDGETYPLPHPFMLCATQNPIDFEGTFTLPEAQLDRFMLRISLGYPDAATEKNLLLSHQEGQPVDRLSPVTSMEQIAGIQEEIRDIFMSDPVLNYLLDIVRQTREHPLVMLGASPRASLSFMMACKAYAFLQGRDYVLPDDVKILTPFALGHRILLRPESRLDNISVESLLQKLLQSIHVPVTMRQ, from the coding sequence ATGCCCGTACGTCAAGAATCGATGCACACTATGAATGCTGTACGCACTAATTTGGAATCCTGCATACTTGGAAAATCATTTGAAATACAATTATTGTTAACCGCTCTGCTTGCTGGTGGTCATGTATTGATCGAGGATGTACCGGGAACAGGAAAAACCCAGCTAATACGCGCACTTTCAAGATCAATGTCCGGTGAATATCGCCGAATTCAGTGTAATCCAGATATACTTCCGAGTGATATTACAGGTGTATCTGTTTATCATCCTAGGGATGAGATGTTTCATTTCCGGCCTGGTCCGGTGATGACGAATATTTTGCTAGCCGATGAAATTAACCGTGCTACTACGAAGACACAATCCGCACTTCTGGAAGTGATGGAGGAACGAAACGTTACCGTAGATGGAGAGACGTATCCACTTCCTCATCCTTTCATGTTATGCGCTACCCAGAATCCGATAGACTTTGAGGGAACCTTTACACTGCCTGAAGCCCAATTAGATCGATTCATGCTAAGAATTAGCCTTGGATATCCTGATGCAGCGACGGAGAAAAATTTATTGCTGAGCCATCAGGAAGGCCAACCGGTGGACAGGCTTTCGCCAGTAACAAGCATGGAACAAATTGCAGGGATTCAGGAAGAAATTCGTGACATCTTCATGAGTGATCCTGTGCTGAATTACTTGTTAGATATTGTGCGGCAGACAAGAGAACATCCACTTGTAATGCTGGGTGCAAGTCCACGTGCCTCACTATCCTTTATGATGGCTTGTAAAGCTTATGCCTTTTTGCAAGGACGAGATTACGTTCTGCCTGATGACGTGAAGATCCTTACTCCATTTGCCTTGGGTCATCGAATATTGCTGCGTCCAGAGTCGCGCCTAGATAATATTAGCGTAGAATCTTTGCTTCAAAAGCTTCTGCAGAGCATTCATGTGCCTGTTACGATGAGGCAATGA
- the spoVAE gene encoding stage V sporulation protein AE — MIYLWAFLIGGAICVIGQLMFDVLKLTPAHTMSTLVVAGAIADAFGIYDPLVKFAGAGATIPITSFGNSLVHGALTELERDGWIGVVTGIFDITSAGISSAIVFSFLAALVVRPKG; from the coding sequence ATGATTTACTTATGGGCTTTTCTGATTGGAGGAGCCATTTGCGTTATAGGACAGCTGATGTTCGATGTATTGAAGCTGACACCTGCACATACGATGAGTACCTTAGTTGTAGCCGGAGCGATTGCTGATGCTTTTGGTATCTACGACCCACTTGTGAAATTTGCGGGTGCTGGGGCAACCATTCCGATCACAAGCTTTGGGAACTCATTGGTTCATGGGGCATTAACGGAGCTGGAGCGGGATGGCTGGATCGGTGTAGTTACGGGTATCTTTGATATTACAAGTGCGGGCATCTCGTCAGCTATTGTGTTCTCCTTTTTGGCAGCTTTAGTTGTACGGCCGAAGGGGTAA